A genomic window from Candidatus Omnitrophota bacterium includes:
- the amrS gene encoding AmmeMemoRadiSam system radical SAM enzyme, whose product MKPIRLFLLLNTVLILAQAAPCGAGIFSEQARDTDRRQEALYYNKLDNGSILCALCPRGCVINEGKRGFCRVRQNTGGTLYSLVYARPCAVHVDPIEKKPLFHVLPGAKSFSIATAGCNLSCGFCQNWHISQVSPEDIRSDYIEPAEIVRLAISSNAPVIAYTYTEPTVFYEYMLNTAMIAKEAGILNVMHSSGFINEAPLRRLCKYLDAANIDLKGSEKFYLDLCQGRREDVLRSLKILREEGVWVEITYLLIPTLNDSDEYIKQTCRWIKENLGVDTPLHISRFWPMHKIRNLPPTPMESLYKAYDIARAAGLRYVYIGNVLGVSEQSTFCPFCRGLLIQRSGYDIAGNNIVDGKCKFCKNVIAGLWQSGPKGGKKGEASAL is encoded by the coding sequence ATGAAGCCCATTAGATTGTTTTTATTACTCAATACGGTTTTGATCCTGGCCCAGGCTGCGCCCTGTGGCGCTGGCATCTTTTCTGAACAAGCCCGGGATACGGACAGGCGCCAGGAAGCGCTTTATTATAATAAGCTTGATAATGGCAGCATCCTATGCGCTTTATGCCCGCGCGGGTGCGTGATAAACGAAGGCAAGAGAGGTTTTTGCCGTGTCAGGCAGAATACCGGCGGTACTCTTTACAGCTTAGTCTATGCCAGGCCATGCGCTGTCCACGTTGATCCGATTGAAAAAAAACCGTTATTTCATGTCTTGCCCGGAGCGAAGTCTTTTTCTATAGCGACCGCGGGATGCAACCTGTCATGCGGGTTTTGCCAGAATTGGCACATATCCCAGGTAAGCCCTGAAGATATAAGGTCTGATTATATTGAACCAGCGGAGATAGTACGTTTAGCTATTTCTTCCAATGCGCCGGTCATTGCTTACACGTATACTGAACCCACGGTTTTTTATGAATATATGCTAAACACGGCAATGATTGCCAAAGAGGCTGGTATTTTGAACGTCATGCATTCATCGGGCTTTATAAATGAAGCCCCGTTGAGGAGGTTATGCAAATACCTTGACGCGGCGAATATTGATCTTAAGGGTAGTGAAAAGTTTTATCTTGACCTTTGCCAGGGCAGGCGCGAAGATGTCCTGCGAAGCTTGAAGATACTTAGGGAGGAAGGGGTATGGGTTGAGATAACCTATCTGTTGATACCGACTTTAAATGACAGCGATGAATATATAAAACAGACATGCCGGTGGATAAAGGAAAATCTCGGAGTTGATACGCCTTTGCATATATCCAGGTTCTGGCCTATGCATAAAATAAGAAATCTGCCTCCCACGCCAATGGAGTCGCTTTATAAAGCTTATGATATAGCCCGTGCCGCGGGCCTGCGTTATGTGTATATCGGAAATGTTTTGGGTGTAAGCGAACAATCCACGTTTTGTCCGTTTTGCCGCGGTTTATTGATACAAAGGTCCGGTTACGATATCGCAGGTAACAATATAGTTGACGGGAAATGCAAATTTTGCAAGAATGTCATTGCCGGTCTATGGCAGTCCGGGCCCAAAGGCGGAAAGAAGGGTGAAGCCAGTGCGCTTTAA
- the amrB gene encoding AmmeMemoRadiSam system protein B, whose amino-acid sequence MRFKRLVFLNVIFLSLILLPNAVSYAQSVQASSLDGTFYPKDKDELESMLERFFSSAFVPEIKSEIIAVIVPHAGYVYSGEVASCAFKALIDKGYNTVVVLGISHRHYFKGVSVLDKDAYITPLGSCQIDRDFSQKLIGFDEGIYFLEKPFNGENSIETQIPFIQYALPKARIAAVLIGDSSYQTCLLLQKALCEAIGRRKDVVIVISTDMSHFLPDKKARAIDSLVISRLEAFDPQTLYSFLFNMNDTNRPCGSSAIVSGMLTASELGAGVVNILRYANSGQVSGDYDSVVGYVSAVILRAKEQSNGKMQDNEEGYAMEGFLNLSQKKRLLQIARSSIKDYIEGAGSKKLPEDEDKVLNSQMGAFVSLHKAGRLRGCIGNIEGRGRLCQTVADMAVQSAVGDPRFNPVTADELDDIDIEISVLSPLKRINDPDEIIMGKHGVLVRDGFRTGVYLPQVAVETGWSREQFMRSLCSQKAGIHPDAWKTGACQIYVFTAEVFGEKENN is encoded by the coding sequence GTGCGCTTTAAAAGGTTGGTTTTTTTAAACGTTATTTTTTTGTCTCTCATACTGTTGCCAAACGCCGTCTCTTATGCGCAGAGCGTTCAGGCATCGTCTCTTGACGGCACATTTTATCCCAAAGATAAGGACGAGCTTGAGAGCATGTTAGAGAGGTTTTTTAGCTCTGCCTTTGTACCGGAGATAAAATCGGAAATCATAGCCGTTATCGTCCCGCACGCCGGATATGTATATTCCGGCGAGGTCGCCTCTTGCGCGTTTAAGGCGCTGATTGACAAAGGATATAATACGGTTGTCGTGCTGGGCATAAGCCACAGACATTATTTTAAAGGTGTTTCTGTTCTTGATAAAGACGCCTATATTACGCCGCTTGGCAGTTGTCAAATAGACAGAGATTTTTCGCAAAAGCTTATCGGATTTGATGAAGGCATATATTTTCTTGAAAAACCATTTAATGGAGAAAATTCCATAGAGACCCAGATACCTTTTATACAATACGCCCTGCCCAAAGCCAGGATAGCGGCTGTTCTTATCGGCGACAGCTCTTACCAGACATGCCTGCTTTTACAAAAAGCTCTCTGCGAAGCGATAGGCAGAAGAAAGGACGTGGTAATTGTTATAAGCACGGACATGTCGCATTTTTTACCGGATAAAAAGGCGCGCGCAATAGACAGCCTGGTGATATCCAGGCTTGAGGCGTTTGACCCGCAAACGCTTTATTCATTTCTTTTTAATATGAACGATACTAACAGGCCGTGCGGTTCATCGGCTATAGTCTCCGGCATGTTAACGGCATCGGAATTAGGCGCGGGCGTGGTGAATATACTCCGATACGCTAATTCGGGGCAGGTATCAGGCGATTATGACTCGGTTGTAGGTTATGTGTCGGCCGTTATATTAAGGGCAAAAGAGCAATCAAACGGCAAAATGCAGGATAACGAAGAGGGGTATGCCATGGAAGGATTTTTGAACTTGTCACAGAAGAAGCGTTTACTCCAGATTGCCAGAAGCTCAATAAAGGATTATATAGAGGGTGCTGGCAGTAAAAAATTGCCCGAAGATGAAGACAAAGTGCTTAACAGCCAGATGGGGGCCTTTGTCAGCCTGCATAAGGCAGGCAGGCTTAGGGGTTGCATAGGTAATATTGAAGGCAGGGGCCGATTATGCCAGACCGTGGCTGATATGGCTGTCCAGTCTGCCGTAGGGGACCCGAGATTTAATCCGGTTACGGCGGATGAATTGGATGATATTGATATAGAGATATCAGTTCTTTCCCCGCTTAAAAGGATTAATGACCCTGATGAGATTATCATGGGAAAGCATGGCGTCCTGGTCAGGGATGGCTTCAGGACAGGCGTATATCTGCCTCAAGTTGCCGTTGAGACAGGATGGAGCAGAGAGCAGTTTATGCGTTCACTATGTTCCCAGAAGGCGGGCATTCATCCGGACGCGTGGAAGACGGGCGCCTGCCAGATTTATGTTTTTACGGCCGAGGTTTTTGGAGAGAAGGAAAACAATTAA
- a CDS encoding sulfite exporter TauE/SafE family protein translates to MSLVTMCSSFFLTGLAMGSGPCLLTCGPVLLSYITGTKSSGARALACWFVFSMGRLVSVVFLSFLAGCAGSLLFKYFYWKMTGYILWTVTGVFICFLGFMVFSGRYDKASTHGAKACCPAGRQTKDLALLGVLTGMMPCMPLAGVLSYISMVSTRFTHGIFLGLSFGIGVLISPLILMSILAGFIPRLGCFNPGSAGIILHRLCGTIIMVMGFHILIKIFRELALTI, encoded by the coding sequence ATGTCTCTTGTGACTATGTGCTCAAGTTTTTTCCTGACAGGATTGGCAATGGGTTCAGGGCCGTGCCTTTTAACGTGCGGGCCTGTCTTGCTAAGTTATATCACGGGCACGAAAAGTTCCGGCGCGCGGGCTCTGGCATGCTGGTTTGTATTTTCAATGGGCAGGCTGGTATCGGTTGTATTTCTATCTTTTTTGGCCGGCTGCGCGGGCTCTCTCTTATTTAAGTATTTTTATTGGAAAATGACAGGTTATATTCTGTGGACAGTTACAGGCGTATTTATATGTTTTTTGGGTTTTATGGTATTTAGCGGAAGATATGATAAGGCCTCAACGCACGGCGCAAAGGCCTGCTGTCCGGCCGGGCGGCAGACAAAGGATTTGGCCTTATTAGGGGTATTAACAGGCATGATGCCTTGCATGCCTCTTGCCGGCGTATTGTCTTACATATCAATGGTGTCCACCCGGTTTACGCATGGTATCTTTCTGGGGCTTTCTTTCGGCATAGGTGTTTTGATTTCTCCTTTGATATTAATGTCAATATTGGCAGGGTTTATTCCGAGGCTTGGCTGTTTTAATCCAGGGTCCGCCGGCATAATACTGCACAGGCTATGCGGTACCATTATCATGGTTATGGGTTTTCACATATTAATAAAGATTTTTAGGGAGCTTGCGTTAACAATATGA
- a CDS encoding RsmE family RNA methyltransferase: MRRFFIDERRINGNEVILSGQEARHITNVIRLRPGDRFTGIDGKGRLYTLRVETTGRDVCACIEKISSQPAVSADIVLACAIPKKFGMDDIVEKATQLGVSGIIPMITERTIVRPAAKAIPLKRERWKRIAVEACKQSQRATLPEIYDIMDLPRALDKVESLGCVNRIMPFVAEGLAHISDIPMRNKKSAAVFIGPEGDFTGEEIDLAIKLGFNPVSLGSLVLKVDTACYYSLSVISSRLLNVK, from the coding sequence ATGAGAAGGTTCTTTATTGACGAACGGCGTATAAACGGCAATGAGGTTATCCTGTCCGGGCAGGAGGCCCGCCATATAACTAATGTTATCAGGTTAAGGCCCGGCGATAGATTTACAGGTATTGACGGCAAAGGCAGGCTCTACACGCTTCGCGTGGAGACAACAGGCAGGGATGTTTGCGCGTGTATAGAAAAGATTTCCTCGCAACCTGCCGTAAGCGCGGATATTGTCCTGGCGTGCGCTATTCCGAAAAAATTCGGGATGGATGATATAGTTGAAAAAGCGACGCAGTTGGGCGTAAGCGGCATTATCCCAATGATCACGGAAAGGACTATTGTTAGGCCCGCCGCAAAGGCGATACCCCTAAAACGCGAACGATGGAAGAGGATAGCGGTTGAGGCGTGCAAACAATCGCAAAGAGCGACATTGCCTGAAATATATGATATAATGGATTTACCCCGGGCCCTGGATAAGGTAGAGTCTTTGGGGTGTGTTAACAGGATAATGCCTTTTGTCGCGGAAGGCCTTGCCCATATCAGCGATATTCCCATGCGTAATAAGAAATCCGCGGCGGTTTTTATAGGCCCTGAAGGCGACTTTACCGGTGAAGAGATAGATCTTGCGATAAAGCTTGGTTTTAATCCTGTTTCGCTTGGCAGTCTGGTGTTGAAAGTTGATACGGCCTGCTATTATTCTTTATCGGTTATTTCATCAAGGCTTTTGAACGTGAAATAA
- a CDS encoding MiaB/RimO family radical SAM methylthiotransferase has protein sequence MKFYLKTLGCKVNQYESQVIRERLLRQGYEETLDMSAAQLCFVNTCTVTAKADRECREVLRRISKANSKARIIAAGCYAVSGYDAIKAIDGRIEVLDNAGKMELFYLNGEPDGISMFHDRTRAFIKVQDGCDNFCSYCRIPYVRGRSRSRNAESILEEAAGLVGKGYREIVLTGICLGDFSRQGGSCGLACLIRRISGIDGDFRVRLSSIELADINDDILNEISLSKKICHHLHIPLQSGDDEILKKMNRRYTAGQFISRVASIRSRIPDIGITTDIIVGFPGEKEANFKNSIITMQAIKPSRTHVFTFSPRQGTKAFDMGQDISGREKKERACVLKKAAEHFSREFNAGLCRKEQRILVEGRRDRATGMLCGYTDNYARVLIDGNDDLMGHLVWRRCEDWSY, from the coding sequence TTGAAATTCTATCTAAAGACCCTTGGCTGTAAGGTCAATCAATATGAGAGCCAGGTTATCAGAGAAAGATTACTGCGCCAAGGTTATGAAGAAACTTTGGATATGTCCGCGGCGCAGTTATGCTTTGTCAATACGTGCACTGTTACCGCCAAGGCGGATAGAGAGTGCAGAGAGGTATTGCGCAGGATAAGTAAGGCCAATTCCAAAGCGAGGATTATCGCCGCGGGCTGTTATGCCGTATCAGGATATGATGCCATCAAGGCCATTGATGGCAGGATAGAGGTTTTGGATAATGCCGGGAAAATGGAATTATTTTACTTAAACGGTGAGCCCGACGGTATAAGCATGTTCCATGACCGCACCAGGGCATTTATTAAGGTCCAGGACGGTTGCGATAATTTTTGTTCATATTGCAGGATACCTTATGTAAGAGGCCGATCCCGCAGCAGAAATGCCGAGAGCATATTAGAAGAGGCGGCAGGGCTTGTCGGTAAAGGTTATAGAGAGATTGTGCTGACAGGCATATGCCTGGGAGATTTTAGCAGGCAAGGCGGCAGCTGCGGGCTTGCCTGCCTGATAAGGCGCATATCCGGCATAGACGGGGATTTCAGGGTAAGGCTTAGTTCAATAGAATTGGCCGATATAAATGACGATATATTAAACGAGATTAGCCTGTCAAAAAAAATTTGCCATCACCTGCATATACCATTGCAAAGCGGGGACGATGAGATATTAAAAAAAATGAACCGCAGGTATACTGCCGGCCAATTCATATCCAGGGTCGCGTCTATCCGCAGCAGGATACCGGATATCGGAATTACAACGGATATTATCGTAGGCTTTCCGGGTGAGAAGGAGGCAAATTTCAAAAATAGCATCATAACGATGCAGGCTATCAAGCCGTCAAGGACGCATGTGTTCACGTTTAGCCCGAGGCAGGGCACAAAGGCCTTTGACATGGGACAGGATATCAGCGGCCGGGAAAAAAAAGAAAGAGCCTGTGTATTGAAAAAAGCGGCGGAGCATTTTAGCCGTGAATTTAATGCCGGCCTTTGCCGGAAAGAACAAAGGATACTGGTTGAGGGCCGCAGAGACCGCGCGACAGGCATGTTATGCGGTTATACGGATAATTATGCCAGGGTTTTAATAGACGGTAATGATGACCTTATGGGCCATTTGGTATGGCGCAGGTGCGAGGATTGGAGCTATTAG
- a CDS encoding ATPase, T2SS/T4P/T4SS family, translated as MKKKDVKLGQMLLNDGIITSEQLDAALIEHKKTGQLIGDVIVALGFATDEQVLLALSHQIGVLYIRLKEFDISPGIIEKVSAKFACYYKIMPVDMSGRRLRIAVTNPLDLAVLDEIRLVLKCDLDPVLAGEKDILDAIKKYYGVGADTIDKIIGKAYTQDDVPTQAEQSGNIDDIADDASIIKFVNQLLQQAVSERATDIHIEPFEGELRIRYRVDGILSSANIPPNIKYLYQAIVSRIKIMSALNIAERRLPQDGRIKINVANTDLDLRVSVIPTSYGESVHIRILSANVLLGLESLGLLKDDLDVVDKMIKKPHGILFVTGPTGSGKTTTLYACLNRVNDEGKNIITIEDPIEYQLRGITQIQVNTKVGLTFAAGLRSMLRHDPDIMMVGEVRDLETAEIAIRVALTGHLVFSTLHTNDSTGAVTRLLDMGIEPYLVSSSIEAVIAQRLVRVICDKCRREILPDEGLIKELNLDTPGSIKFYEGKGCPFCKFTGFMGRTAIYEILVLDDEIRELIVRRVPSNEIKALALKKGMRTLFNDGMIKVGRGITTIKEVLRVTEIEAEE; from the coding sequence ATGAAAAAGAAAGATGTGAAATTAGGCCAGATGCTTTTAAACGACGGGATCATTACTAGTGAACAGCTGGATGCGGCCCTCATAGAGCATAAAAAAACAGGCCAGCTTATAGGCGATGTGATTGTCGCTTTAGGTTTTGCTACCGACGAACAGGTGCTTTTGGCTCTTTCCCATCAGATAGGCGTATTGTATATAAGGCTTAAGGAATTTGATATCAGCCCGGGAATTATTGAAAAGGTCTCTGCCAAATTCGCCTGCTATTATAAGATAATGCCTGTAGACATGTCCGGCCGCAGGCTGCGCATAGCAGTGACAAACCCGCTTGACCTTGCCGTTCTTGACGAGATACGATTGGTCCTTAAGTGCGACTTAGACCCCGTGCTCGCGGGGGAAAAAGATATCCTTGACGCGATCAAAAAATATTATGGCGTGGGCGCTGATACAATAGATAAAATAATAGGCAAGGCTTACACGCAGGATGACGTTCCGACCCAGGCGGAGCAATCCGGCAATATTGATGATATCGCCGACGACGCTTCAATTATAAAATTCGTAAACCAGCTCTTGCAGCAGGCTGTTTCCGAGAGGGCCACCGATATCCATATAGAGCCTTTTGAAGGCGAGCTTAGGATACGTTACCGCGTTGACGGTATCCTTTCCAGCGCGAATATACCGCCTAATATTAAATACCTGTACCAGGCCATAGTCTCGCGCATCAAGATAATGTCGGCCTTGAATATCGCTGAAAGGCGCCTGCCGCAGGACGGCAGAATAAAGATTAACGTTGCCAATACAGATCTTGACCTAAGGGTTTCCGTGATACCGACATCATACGGGGAGAGTGTTCATATAAGGATACTAAGCGCTAATGTTCTTCTCGGCCTTGAAAGCCTCGGCCTGCTTAAAGACGATCTTGATGTGGTTGATAAAATGATAAAAAAACCTCACGGTATATTGTTTGTAACAGGGCCTACCGGCAGCGGCAAGACAACGACTCTATACGCGTGCCTGAACAGGGTAAATGACGAGGGCAAAAACATAATTACAATTGAAGATCCTATTGAATATCAGTTGAGAGGCATTACGCAGATACAGGTTAATACCAAGGTGGGCCTTACCTTCGCCGCGGGGCTAAGGTCCATGTTAAGGCATGATCCGGACATCATGATGGTTGGAGAGGTAAGAGACCTTGAAACCGCAGAGATAGCTATAAGGGTGGCCCTTACCGGACATCTCGTCTTTTCAACACTGCATACCAATGATTCCACGGGGGCGGTCACAAGGCTTCTTGACATGGGTATTGAACCTTACCTTGTTTCAAGTTCCATTGAGGCTGTTATCGCGCAGAGGCTTGTCAGGGTGATATGCGATAAATGCAGGAGAGAGATTTTACCTGATGAAGGGCTGATAAAGGAATTAAATCTTGATACGCCCGGCAGTATAAAATTCTATGAAGGCAAGGGATGCCCTTTTTGTAAGTTTACCGGATTCATGGGCAGGACGGCCATATATGAAATACTTGTCCTGGATGATGAAATAAGAGAACTTATTGTCAGAAGGGTGCCGTCTAACGAGATCAAGGCGCTGGCATTGAAAAAAGGCATGAGGACACTATTTAATGACGGCATGATTAAAGTAGGCCGCGGCATTACTACCATTAAAGAGGTCTTGCGTGTCACTGAAATTGAAGCGGAAGAGTAG
- a CDS encoding type II secretion system F family protein: MPKFVYEAKSSPVEVRKGFIEAENASQAALKLAKMGLFVLSIEEETADFVKRSKIGFFSFSPSPARSLSYFTRQLSSLLDSGLTIIKALSVLEEQTENISLRHIISGIRADIKNGSTFSSALLKYPKVFSDLYINMVSSGEASGNLEHVLERLSGFLEKDEENISKIKSAMAYPALMAVVGCATIFVLLTFVAPRLTGIFNDLGQALPLPTKMLIWVSSFFATFWPVIIFGFIFGAFTFNRWSRTPEGKAVMDGLKVKTPAIRVFVQKVEISRFSRTLATLIGNGVPVIRALSIASGTIDNIPMRQDIEQARRDVEEGQTLSAAIRKSRYFPAAVTNMIAIGEEGGTLEKSLSKIADSYDSETDRAVKMIMSLLEPGLILFMGIIVGFIVISMLLPIFQLNLMIR, translated from the coding sequence ATGCCGAAATTTGTTTATGAGGCAAAGTCCAGTCCCGTTGAAGTCAGGAAGGGTTTTATTGAAGCCGAGAATGCCTCGCAGGCCGCTTTAAAACTGGCGAAAATGGGGCTTTTTGTATTATCAATAGAGGAAGAAACAGCCGACTTTGTTAAAAGGTCCAAGATCGGGTTTTTTTCTTTCAGCCCTTCACCCGCGCGTTCTTTAAGCTATTTTACAAGGCAGCTTTCAAGCCTGCTGGATTCAGGCCTTACTATAATCAAGGCCTTGAGCGTGCTTGAAGAGCAAACTGAAAATATTAGTTTGCGCCATATTATAAGCGGGATCAGGGCCGACATAAAGAACGGTTCCACGTTTTCATCGGCCCTGTTGAAATACCCTAAGGTTTTTTCAGACCTGTATATTAATATGGTTTCTTCAGGCGAGGCAAGCGGTAATCTTGAGCATGTCCTTGAACGTTTAAGCGGATTTTTGGAAAAAGACGAAGAGAATATATCCAAGATTAAATCGGCCATGGCATATCCTGCCTTAATGGCTGTGGTTGGTTGCGCGACCATATTTGTTTTACTGACATTTGTCGCCCCAAGGCTTACCGGGATTTTTAATGATCTTGGACAGGCCCTGCCGCTTCCGACAAAGATGCTTATATGGGTTAGTTCGTTTTTCGCGACGTTTTGGCCCGTGATTATTTTTGGCTTTATTTTTGGCGCTTTTACCTTTAATAGATGGTCCAGGACGCCGGAAGGCAAGGCTGTAATGGATGGATTAAAGGTAAAAACCCCCGCTATACGCGTATTTGTTCAAAAAGTGGAGATATCAAGATTTTCCAGGACATTAGCAACGCTGATAGGTAACGGTGTGCCGGTGATCAGGGCATTGTCAATAGCCTCCGGGACCATAGATAATATTCCAATGAGGCAGGATATAGAGCAGGCCAGGAGGGATGTTGAGGAAGGCCAGACCCTATCGGCCGCGATAAGAAAAAGCAGATACTTTCCTGCGGCAGTTACCAATATGATTGCAATAGGTGAAGAGGGCGGCACGCTTGAAAAGTCTCTGTCCAAGATAGCGGATTCTTATGATTCCGAGACCGACCGGGCCGTCAAGATGATCATGTCTTTGCTTGAGCCGGGACTTATCCTCTTTATGGGGATTATTGTCGGCTTTATCGTTATTTCAATGCTATTGCCCATATTCCAGTTGAATCTTATGATAAGATAG
- a CDS encoding LacI family DNA-binding transcriptional regulator, with amino-acid sequence MRISQIAKQANVSSMIVSRVMHGSPNVKPQDRKRVQDAVKSLKLNAFVGSGIRKKSGKVFGLIVPRFEDIFHSFYATEIIKGVVLAASRLKIDVMIHISDSKNHEDWLTSNALSPDYIDGILFADINSDKSQLRKVLARKTPCMVLNNSFEKEDINSIAIDNEHAAIAATEYLFRLGHRNIATIAGELSTESGRMRLEGFKSFMKLHNLRLSPRYITVGHYLRSPARKAAEALIALTERPTAIFCASDVMAMEAIDVIKRKGLRVPEDISIVGFDDNPLCAYSPVPLTTVWQPIVEMGRLGVELLYQIVTGVKKQPVKTLLKTKLIERASCAKI; translated from the coding sequence GTGAGAATAAGCCAAATAGCAAAACAGGCCAACGTATCATCTATGATTGTTTCAAGGGTGATGCACGGTTCGCCGAACGTCAAGCCGCAGGATAGAAAAAGGGTCCAGGATGCTGTCAAAAGTCTGAAGCTCAACGCCTTTGTGGGGTCCGGTATAAGAAAGAAGTCGGGCAAGGTTTTTGGGCTGATAGTCCCAAGGTTTGAGGATATATTCCATTCATTTTATGCCACCGAGATTATAAAAGGCGTTGTCCTTGCCGCCAGCAGGCTTAAAATTGACGTTATGATTCATATAAGCGACAGCAAGAATCACGAGGATTGGCTTACAAGCAACGCCTTGAGCCCGGATTATATAGACGGTATATTGTTCGCCGACATAAACAGCGATAAAAGCCAGCTTCGGAAGGTGCTTGCCAGAAAAACGCCGTGTATGGTATTAAATAATTCGTTTGAAAAAGAGGACATTAATTCCATTGCTATTGATAATGAGCATGCCGCGATAGCGGCCACGGAATATCTTTTCCGGTTAGGGCATAGAAACATTGCCACTATCGCGGGCGAGCTCTCAACAGAGTCGGGCAGGATGAGGCTTGAAGGGTTTAAATCATTTATGAAATTACATAATTTAAGATTGAGCCCAAGGTATATTACCGTCGGACATTATTTACGCTCGCCTGCCAGAAAGGCGGCCGAAGCCCTGATAGCTCTTACCGAGCGGCCTACCGCCATATTCTGCGCCAGCGACGTAATGGCTATGGAGGCGATAGATGTTATCAAGCGCAAAGGCCTAAGGGTGCCTGAAGATATATCCATAGTTGGTTTTGATGATAATCCCCTGTGCGCTTATTCGCCTGTGCCCCTTACTACGGTTTGGCAGCCTATTGTTGAAATGGGCAGGTTAGGCGTGGAACTTCTTTACCAGATTGTGACAGGTGTAAAAAAACAGCCTGTCAAGACGCTGTTAAAGACTAAACTTATAGAGCGCGCTTCATGCGCCAAGATATAA
- the gspG gene encoding type II secretion system major pseudopilin GspG: protein MKNKAFTLIELMLVVIIISVLVAMVVPRLVGRSQQARAAAAQAQIEAHLATALDLYELDNGMYPVTEQGIDALIYKPSSAPVPPNWKGPYIKKTPLDPWGNPYIYVCPGIHNTGDYDLSSHGPDGIESADDIINWQSPKESA, encoded by the coding sequence ATGAAGAATAAGGCGTTTACACTTATAGAATTGATGCTCGTGGTTATAATCATAAGCGTTCTTGTGGCTATGGTAGTCCCCAGGCTTGTGGGCAGGTCTCAACAGGCAAGGGCCGCGGCAGCGCAGGCGCAGATAGAGGCGCATTTGGCCACCGCCCTGGACCTCTATGAGCTTGATAACGGCATGTACCCTGTTACCGAGCAGGGTATAGACGCGTTGATATATAAACCGTCTTCCGCGCCTGTGCCGCCCAATTGGAAAGGGCCATATATAAAAAAGACGCCTCTTGACCCGTGGGGCAACCCCTATATTTATGTGTGTCCGGGTATACATAATACAGGCGATTATGACCTGTCTTCGCACGGGCCAGACGGTATTGAAAGCGCTGATGACATCATTAATTGGCAATCCCCAAAAGAGTCAGCCTGA
- a CDS encoding prepilin-type N-terminal cleavage/methylation domain-containing protein has product MKKALKGFTLIELLISVSIFSLIAVVMYACFGSGITAYKRILQEAAFGQKLRFALSVIDKDFRNACFSKSIDFRGDEKRLSLASLADDGGGTNFGVARISYGVEGSGNEFSLVRRIEPLRQAASAVLAEKISGKEALGGRQDGYEVLLDSILDIKFSYLYLNEGQASADSAGNPNDGRSSYEWVALWQEDALPIAVSMEIVYLNPNSLKTHKIIKRVKVPVAGPLHSGIVEV; this is encoded by the coding sequence ATGAAAAAGGCCTTAAAAGGTTTTACGCTTATTGAACTATTAATATCGGTTTCCATTTTTTCGTTGATTGCGGTTGTCATGTACGCTTGTTTTGGTTCAGGCATAACTGCTTATAAACGCATATTGCAAGAGGCCGCTTTTGGGCAGAAATTGAGATTTGCCCTGTCTGTGATAGATAAGGATTTCAGAAATGCCTGTTTTTCAAAAAGTATTGATTTCAGAGGAGATGAAAAGAGGCTGTCGTTGGCAAGCCTGGCTGATGACGGCGGCGGAACCAACTTTGGTGTGGCCAGGATCAGCTATGGTGTTGAAGGTTCAGGCAATGAGTTCTCGCTTGTAAGAAGAATAGAGCCTTTACGGCAGGCCGCCTCCGCTGTCCTGGCTGAAAAAATTTCCGGCAAAGAAGCCTTAGGCGGCAGGCAGGATGGCTACGAAGTACTCTTGGACAGTATTCTGGATATAAAATTCTCGTATCTTTATTTGAATGAGGGGCAAGCTTCCGCCGATAGCGCGGGAAATCCTAATGATGGACGTTCGTCGTACGAATGGGTTGCATTGTGGCAGGAGGATGCCCTGCCTATTGCCGTAAGCATGGAGATTGTTTATCTAAATCCCAATAGTCTTAAAACGCACAAGATTATTAAGCGTGTAAAGGTGCCTGTGGCAGGGCCTTTGCATTCAGGCATAGTGGAGGTTTAA